One window of Myxocyprinus asiaticus isolate MX2 ecotype Aquarium Trade chromosome 6, UBuf_Myxa_2, whole genome shotgun sequence genomic DNA carries:
- the LOC127442277 gene encoding uncharacterized protein LOC127442277 isoform X3 yields MKFIYLAAFLCSLVVMGVELAGNDGPEPNCCSTVKDTRILLTNIKRYRIQNTPPCSIRAVVFMTVWSKSICSDPEDSWAKWAMCEVDRRTSNKQPADGCRIISPTSPISTLTPVSTESTQFSVGTTTPGPEKNTSQITYSTYKATNKVTTLAVVTTLSPTYREKEMSKDYKVVTSAEECCLTVTKNNPVFHEIVDYRVQETPLCSFRAIQFQTIINKIICSDPENKWAKNAMMDVDKRKITTEAHITSKLSSLSTMTQSTAGETKWISITAVSPTEKTMTETMFRTPRLDVVTSAKACCLTVTKNKPVFHEIVDYTVQETSLCSIRAVVRTGFRITYRT; encoded by the exons ATGAAGTTCATTTATCTAGCTGCTTTTCTTTGCTCTCTGGTGGTGATGGGTGTTGAGTTAGCAG ggaaTGATGGCCCAGAACCAAACTGTTGTTCAACGGTTAAAGACACCAGAATACTACTAACAAACATCAAAAGATACAGAATTCAAAACACACCACCTTGTTCTATCAGAGCTGTAGT GTTCATGACTGTGTGGAGTAAAAGTATATGCTCTGATCCAGAAGATAGCTGGGCCAAGTGGGCTATGTGCGAGGTGGATAGAAGAACATCTAACAAACAGCCTGCCGATGGGTGCAGGATAATATCTCCAACTTCTCCAATCAGCACCTTAACTCCAGTGAGTACAGAGAGCACACAATTCTCTGTGGGTACTACGACACCTGGACCCGAGAAAAATACATCACAGATCACATACAGCACATATAAAGCGACAAACAAAGTAACAACCCTTGCAGTGGTCACCACTCTGTCACCTACatacagagagaaagaaatgtcCAAGGACTATAAAG TTGTTACCTCTGCAGAAGAGTGCTGCTTGACAGTAACAAAAAACAATCCAGTGTTTCATGAAATTGTGGACTACAGAGTTCAAGAAACACCACTGTGCTCTTTTAGAGCTATACA ATTCCAGaccataataaataaaatcatatgtTCAGATCCAGAAAATAAATGGGCTAAAAATGCAATGATGGATGTGGATAAAAGAAAGATAACCACAGAGGCTCACATAACAAGTAAACTGTCCTCTTTGAGTACTATGACACAGAGCACTGCAGGTGAAACAAAGTGGATCTCAATTACAGCTGTGTCACCAACAGAGAAAACTATGACAGAGACGATGTTCAGAACACCCAGACTGGatg TTGTAACCTCTGCAAAAGCGTGCTGCTTGACAGTTACAAAAAACAAACCAGTGTTTCATGAAATTGTGGACTACACAGTTCAAGAAACATCACTGTGCTCTATCAGAGCTGTCGT GAGAACTGGGTTCAGGATTACATACAGAACTtga
- the LOC127442277 gene encoding uncharacterized protein LOC127442277 isoform X1, which translates to MKFIYLAAFLCSLVVMGVELAGNDGPEPNCCSTVKDTRILLTNIKRYRIQNTPPCSIRAVVFMTVWSKSICSDPEDSWAKWAMCEVDRRTSNKQPADGCRIISPTSPISTLTPVSTESTQFSVGTTTPGPEKNTSQITYSTYKATNKVTTLAVVTTLSPTYREKEMSKDYKVVTSAEECCLTVTKNNPVFHEIVDYRVQETPLCSFRAIQFQTIINKIICSDPENKWAKNAMMDVDKRKITTEAHITSKLSSLSTMTQSTAGETKWISITAVSPTEKTMTETMFRTPRLDVVTSAKACCLTVTKNKPVFHEIVDYTVQETSLCSIRAVVFITMESKTICSSPKENWVQDYIQNLNRRRKTTETTDNDKEFIITRTKPIEQNPRHSTETTETATAMSLSSMMNDPFHNTNNLFCVKKEPAKYPSSYFCIKQP; encoded by the exons ATGAAGTTCATTTATCTAGCTGCTTTTCTTTGCTCTCTGGTGGTGATGGGTGTTGAGTTAGCAG ggaaTGATGGCCCAGAACCAAACTGTTGTTCAACGGTTAAAGACACCAGAATACTACTAACAAACATCAAAAGATACAGAATTCAAAACACACCACCTTGTTCTATCAGAGCTGTAGT GTTCATGACTGTGTGGAGTAAAAGTATATGCTCTGATCCAGAAGATAGCTGGGCCAAGTGGGCTATGTGCGAGGTGGATAGAAGAACATCTAACAAACAGCCTGCCGATGGGTGCAGGATAATATCTCCAACTTCTCCAATCAGCACCTTAACTCCAGTGAGTACAGAGAGCACACAATTCTCTGTGGGTACTACGACACCTGGACCCGAGAAAAATACATCACAGATCACATACAGCACATATAAAGCGACAAACAAAGTAACAACCCTTGCAGTGGTCACCACTCTGTCACCTACatacagagagaaagaaatgtcCAAGGACTATAAAG TTGTTACCTCTGCAGAAGAGTGCTGCTTGACAGTAACAAAAAACAATCCAGTGTTTCATGAAATTGTGGACTACAGAGTTCAAGAAACACCACTGTGCTCTTTTAGAGCTATACA ATTCCAGaccataataaataaaatcatatgtTCAGATCCAGAAAATAAATGGGCTAAAAATGCAATGATGGATGTGGATAAAAGAAAGATAACCACAGAGGCTCACATAACAAGTAAACTGTCCTCTTTGAGTACTATGACACAGAGCACTGCAGGTGAAACAAAGTGGATCTCAATTACAGCTGTGTCACCAACAGAGAAAACTATGACAGAGACGATGTTCAGAACACCCAGACTGGatg TTGTAACCTCTGCAAAAGCGTGCTGCTTGACAGTTACAAAAAACAAACCAGTGTTTCATGAAATTGTGGACTACACAGTTCAAGAAACATCACTGTGCTCTATCAGAGCTGTCGT ATTCATAACTATGGAGAGTAAGACCATTTGTTCTTCTCCAAAGGAGAACTGGGTTCAGGATTACATACAGAACTtgaacagaagaagaaaaacaactgaaacaaCAGATAATGACAAAGAGTTCATTATCACAAGAACCAAACCAATAGAGCAGAACCCAAGACATTCTACTGAAACCACAGAGACAGCAACAGCAATGTCATTGTCATCTATGATGAATGACCCATTTCACAACACCAATAATTTATTTTGCGTAAAGAAGGAGCCAGCTAAATACCCCAGCTCTTATTTTTGTATCAAGCAGCCTTAA
- the LOC127442277 gene encoding uncharacterized protein LOC127442277 isoform X2, giving the protein MKFIYLAAFLCSLVVMGVELAGNDGPEPNCCSTVKDTRILLTNIKRYRIQNTPPCSIRAVVFMTVWSKSICSDPEDSWAKWAMCEVDRRTSNKQPADGCRIISPTSPISTLTPVSTESTQFSVGTTTPGPEKNTSQITYSTYKATNKVTTLAVVTTLSPTYREKEMSKDYKVVTSAEECCLTVTKNNPVFHEIVDYRVQETPLCSFRAIHTMTQSTAGETKWISITAVSPTEKTMTETMFRTPRLDVVTSAKACCLTVTKNKPVFHEIVDYTVQETSLCSIRAVVFITMESKTICSSPKENWVQDYIQNLNRRRKTTETTDNDKEFIITRTKPIEQNPRHSTETTETATAMSLSSMMNDPFHNTNNLFCVKKEPAKYPSSYFCIKQP; this is encoded by the exons ATGAAGTTCATTTATCTAGCTGCTTTTCTTTGCTCTCTGGTGGTGATGGGTGTTGAGTTAGCAG ggaaTGATGGCCCAGAACCAAACTGTTGTTCAACGGTTAAAGACACCAGAATACTACTAACAAACATCAAAAGATACAGAATTCAAAACACACCACCTTGTTCTATCAGAGCTGTAGT GTTCATGACTGTGTGGAGTAAAAGTATATGCTCTGATCCAGAAGATAGCTGGGCCAAGTGGGCTATGTGCGAGGTGGATAGAAGAACATCTAACAAACAGCCTGCCGATGGGTGCAGGATAATATCTCCAACTTCTCCAATCAGCACCTTAACTCCAGTGAGTACAGAGAGCACACAATTCTCTGTGGGTACTACGACACCTGGACCCGAGAAAAATACATCACAGATCACATACAGCACATATAAAGCGACAAACAAAGTAACAACCCTTGCAGTGGTCACCACTCTGTCACCTACatacagagagaaagaaatgtcCAAGGACTATAAAG TTGTTACCTCTGCAGAAGAGTGCTGCTTGACAGTAACAAAAAACAATCCAGTGTTTCATGAAATTGTGGACTACAGAGTTCAAGAAACACCACTGTGCTCTTTTAGAGCTATACA TACTATGACACAGAGCACTGCAGGTGAAACAAAGTGGATCTCAATTACAGCTGTGTCACCAACAGAGAAAACTATGACAGAGACGATGTTCAGAACACCCAGACTGGatg TTGTAACCTCTGCAAAAGCGTGCTGCTTGACAGTTACAAAAAACAAACCAGTGTTTCATGAAATTGTGGACTACACAGTTCAAGAAACATCACTGTGCTCTATCAGAGCTGTCGT ATTCATAACTATGGAGAGTAAGACCATTTGTTCTTCTCCAAAGGAGAACTGGGTTCAGGATTACATACAGAACTtgaacagaagaagaaaaacaactgaaacaaCAGATAATGACAAAGAGTTCATTATCACAAGAACCAAACCAATAGAGCAGAACCCAAGACATTCTACTGAAACCACAGAGACAGCAACAGCAATGTCATTGTCATCTATGATGAATGACCCATTTCACAACACCAATAATTTATTTTGCGTAAAGAAGGAGCCAGCTAAATACCCCAGCTCTTATTTTTGTATCAAGCAGCCTTAA
- the LOC127442274 gene encoding uncharacterized protein LOC127442274, with the protein MKFIYLAAFLCSLVVMGVVLAGNDGPEPNCCLMVKDTRILLTNIKRYRMQNTPPCSIKAVVFMTVRSKSICSDPEDSWAKWAMCEVDRRTSNKQPADGCRIISPTSPISTLTPVSTESTQFSVGTTTSGPEKNTSQITYSTYKATNKVTTLAVVTTTPPPMSTRTSKEKVTSAKPTTKTTVEEPSTTTSSLPITLTTTRRGLTTPLPVDVKENTISKTTDKIQNVSGGKNLKNKNIMKKKRVSPQGDTLIQSCSVGYLHFKSCI; encoded by the exons ATGAAGTTCATTTATCTAGCTGCTTTTCTTTGCTCTCTGGTGGTGATGGGTGTTGTGTTAGCAG ggaatgATGGCCCAGAACCAAACTGTTGTTTAATGGTTAAAGACACCAGAATACTACTAACAAACATCAAAAGATACAGAATGCAAAACACACCACCTTGTTCTATCAAAGCTGTAGT GTTCATGACTGTGCGGAGTAAAAGTATATGCTCTGATCCAGAAGATAGCTGGGCCAAGTGGGCTATGTGCGAGGTGGATAGAAGAACATCTAACAAACAGCCTGCCGATGGGTGCAGGATAATATCTCCAACTTCTCCAATCAGCACCTTAACTCCAGTGAGTACAGAGAGCACACAGTTCTCTGTGGGTACTACGACATCTGGACCTGAGAAAAATACATCACAGATCACATACAGCACATATAAAGCGACAAACAAAGTAACAACCCTTGCAGTGGTCACCACCACACCCCCACCTATGTCCACAAGGACTTCAAAGGAGAAAGTGACCTCAGCAAAACCTACTACCAAAACAACTGTTGAAGAACCTTCAACTACAACATCTTCATTGCCAATCACTCTGACCACCACTCGACGTGGACTTACAACACCATTGCCAGTGGATGTCAAAGAAAATACCATCTCAAAGACAACGgacaaaatacaaaatgtttcAGGGGGAaagaatctgaaaaataaaaatataatgaagaaaaaaagag TTTCACCACAAGGGGACACACTCATCCAGAGCTGCAGTGTTGGGTATCTGCACTTCAAATCCTGCATCTGA